In one window of Ignatzschineria indica DNA:
- the ruvX gene encoding Holliday junction resolvase RuvX translates to MQNSIQSLQSLIAKEITKENEKEDHTPYLGALKEGEELSLVLGFDFGTQNLGIAVGNCLTQTAQPLTILKVTHNQPRWEEVEKLLKEWQPNAFIVGMPYTKDGTVTEHLKIIQKFINRLHGRFGLPVFIVNEAYSSQESERYLKPSQRHKKGQLDAISAAIIVERWLQQEI, encoded by the coding sequence ATGCAAAATAGTATTCAATCACTGCAATCATTAATCGCAAAAGAGATTACAAAAGAGAATGAGAAAGAGGATCACACTCCCTATTTAGGGGCGCTTAAAGAGGGAGAAGAACTCTCTCTTGTTCTTGGATTTGATTTTGGAACTCAAAATTTAGGGATTGCTGTCGGAAACTGTTTAACTCAGACGGCACAACCCTTAACGATTTTAAAAGTTACCCATAATCAGCCTCGCTGGGAAGAGGTAGAAAAACTTCTCAAAGAGTGGCAACCTAATGCCTTTATTGTAGGAATGCCCTATACAAAAGATGGTACTGTTACTGAACATCTTAAGATTATTCAAAAATTTATCAATCGCCTCCATGGTCGATTTGGCCTGCCAGTTTTTATTGTCAATGAAGCTTATAGCTCACAAGAGAGTGAACGCTATCTTAAGCCATCACAACGACATAAAAAGGGGCAACTCGATGCGATCTCTGCAGCCATTATTGTTGAACGCTGGCTACAACAAGAGATTTAA